From Quercus lobata isolate SW786 chromosome 1, ValleyOak3.0 Primary Assembly, whole genome shotgun sequence, one genomic window encodes:
- the LOC115979718 gene encoding dehydration-responsive element-binding protein 1B-like — protein sequence MSESLSSSSSSSSTQLSPYSPCNPTYCSSSSSSSSSQASLKSHKRKSGRKKFKETRHPIYRSVRQRNGIKWVSEVREPNKKSRIWLGTFPTPEMAARAHDVAALALRGTLAELNFPDSAWLVPRPNSSSAKDIQMAAQKAAEAFRPSYNKKEEKVLEPCLVDVQFMESKKEVIEPKITLEILCESKDNPEQPGTFFLDEEALFNMPGLLESMAEGLILTPPARQRGFDWDDLGCDLDLTLWTD from the coding sequence ATGTCTGAGTCTTTGTCTtcctcatcatcttcttcttcgaCCCAACTTTCTCCATACAGTCCATGCAACCCTACTtactgttcttcttcttcttcttcttcttcatcacaaGCCTCACTTAAATCCCACAAGCGAAAATCCGGAAGAAAGAAATTCAAAGAGACCCGTCACCCGATCTATAGGAGCGTTAGGCAAAGAAACGGTATAAAATGGGTTAGTGAAGTTCGTGAACCAAACAAGAAGTCAAGGATTTGGCTAGGTACTTTCCCTACCCCAGAGATGGCTGCTAGGGCACACGATGTAGCTGCCTTGGCACTTCGGGGTACTTTGGCTGAGCTCAATTTTCCTGACTCCGCTTGGCTTGTTCCACGACCCAACTCATCTTCTGCTAAGGATATACAAATGGCAGCTCAAAAAGCTGCCGAGGCTTTTAGGCCAAGTTATAATAAGAAGGAAGAAAAGGTTTTGGAACCTTGTTTAGTGGACGTGCAATTCATGGAAAGCAAAAAGGAAGTTATAGAGCCTAAAATAACATTGGAAATTTTATGTGAAAGTAAGGATAATCCAGAGCAACCCGGGACGTTTTTCTTGGACGAGGAGGCATTGTTCAATATGCCAGGTCTGTTGGAAAGCATGGCAGAGGGCTTGATTCTAACACCACCAGCAAGGCAAAGAGGGTTTGATTGGGATGATTTGGGTTGTGATTTGGATTTGACTTTATGGACAGACTAG